One segment of Pseudophryne corroboree isolate aPseCor3 chromosome 10, aPseCor3.hap2, whole genome shotgun sequence DNA contains the following:
- the SLC2A1 gene encoding solute carrier family 2, facilitated glucose transporter member 1 isoform X2: protein MESEGKVTVQLMVAVGVAVLGSLQFGYNTGVINAPQKVIENFYNETWISRYGMPVPEATLTSLWSLSVAIFSVGGMIGSFSVGLFVNRFGRRNSMLMANILAFIAAIFMGFSKMAYSFEMLIIGRLVIGLYCGLTTGFVPMYVGEVAPTSLRGALGTLHQLGVVVGILIAQIFGLEPIMGNADLWPLLLGCIFVPAILQSAVLPFCPESPRFLLINRNEEDKAKSVLKKLRGTTDVTADLQEMKEESRQMMREKKVTILELFRSPLYRQPIFIAIVLQLSQQLSGINAVFYYSTSIFEKAQVEQPIYATIGAGIVNTAFTVVSLFVVERAGRRTLHLIGLGGMAFCAILMTVALLLLDRFQEMSYLSMVAIFGFVAFFEIGPGPIPWFIVAELFSQGPRPAAIAVAGLSNWTSNFIVGMGFQYVEKLCGPYVFIIFTVLLIIFFIFTYFKVPETKGRTFDEIASDFRQGGESSNPDKPSPEEFQSLGDSQV from the exons GTCATTGAGAACTTTTACAATGAAACCTGGATCAGCCGCTATGGAATGCCGGTCCCAGAAGCCACCCTGACCTCCCTGTGGTCCCTGTCAGTGGCCATCTTCTCAGTCGGGGGCATGATCGGCTCGTTCTCCGTGGGGCTGTTTGTGAACCGCTTTGGCAG GCGTAACTCCATGTTGATGGCCAACATCCTGGCATTTATTGCTGCCATTTTCATGGGCTTCTCCAAGATGGCGTACTCCTTTGAGATGCTGATTATTGGCCGGTTGGTGATCGGACTCTACTGTGGCCTTACCACTGGATTTGTGCCCATGTATGTTGGGGAAGTGGCACCTACATCCCTCCGAGGGGCCCTGGGGACCCTGCACCAGCTGGGAGTGGTAGTTGGAATACTCATAGCCCAG ATCTTCGGCCTGGAGCCAATCATGGGCAATGCCGATCTGTGGCCTCTTCTCCTGGGCTGCATCTTCGTCCCCGCCATCCTGCAATCTGCCGTATTGCCTTTCTGCCCCGAGAGTCCACGTTTCCTGCTCATCAACCGCAATGAGGAAGACAAAGCCAAAAGTG TGCTGAAGAAGCTCCGTGGAACCACAGACGTCACCGCGGACCTGCAGGAGATGAAAGAGGAAAGTCGCCAGATGATGCGGGAGAAGAAAGTCACCATCCTGGAGTTGTTCCGGTCACCGTTGTATCGCCAGCCCATCTTCATTGCCATCGTCCTGCAGCTATCTCAGCAGCTTTCTGGCATCAATGCG GTCTTCTACTACTCTACCAGCATCTTTGAGAAAGCCCAGGTTGAGCAGCCGATTTATGCCACCATTGGTGCCGGGATTGTGAACACTGCCTTTACAGTTGTGTCG CTGTTTGTGGTTGAGCGAGCCGGACgccgcacgctgcatctcattgggcTGGGTGGCATGGCTTTTTGCGCCATATTGATGACCGTCGCCCTCTTGTTACTG GACCGCTTCCAAGAGATGTCCTATCTCAGCATGGTGGCCATTTTTGGCTTTGTGGCATTCTTTGAAATTGGACCAGGACCTATCCCATGGTTCATTGTGGCCGAGCTCTTCAGTCAGGGTCCACGGCCAGCGGCCATTGCTGTtgccggtctttccaactggacatCCAACTTCATTGTGGGCATGGGCTTCCAGTACGTAGAG AAATTATGTGGTCCCTACGTCTTCATCATCTTCACAGTGCTGCTCATCATATTCTTCATCTTCACCTACTTCAAAGTGCCGGAGACCAAAGGCCGCACCTTTGATGAGATTGCCTCCGACTTCCGGCagggtggagaatcctcgaatcctGACAAGCCTTCTCCAGAAGAGTTCCAAAGCCTGGGAGACTCCCAAGTTTAA